Genomic segment of Fibrobacter sp.:
ACTTTCGGCGGTTCCTGCACCAGCCATTTTACCATTTGTAGCCAAGCATGGTACAGCCAGCATGGCCCCCCAAAAAATGGAGAGTTTTTTCACCATATTTCCTCCTTCTTATGAAAATCTATTTTCCCAGTTGGTCCGGGTTCAGGCACTTGAGTTCGTCCACGACGAACAGGCCATCCTTGCGGATGAGCTTGTCGTCGAACCAGATTTCGCCGCCACCGTATTCCGGACGCATAATCAGCACCAGGTCCCAATGGATAGAACTGACGTTCCCGTTTGGCGCTTCTTCGTAGCAGCGGCCTGGCGTAAAGTGGATAGAACCCGCAATCTTTTCGTCAAAGAGAATGTCACACATGGGCGCGTTCACAAACGGGTTGAAACCGACCGCAAACTCGCCCACATAACGGGCTCCCTCATCGGTATCGAACAGGGCATTCATGGCCACATTGTCACCGGATTCGCAAGTAGCGTTCACAATCTTGCCATCCTTGAATTCCAGGCGGATATTGCTGAAATACTTACCATCGTAAAGGGTGGGCGTATTGTACTGAATGACTCCGTTCACGCTGTTGCGGACCGGCGCGGTATAGACTTCGCCGTCGGGGATATTCATGTTGCCGCAGCAGGGTATGGCCGGAATGTCCTTGATGCTAAACGTCAAGTCCGTGCCCTTGGCCACAAGACGCACCTTGTCGGTGCGGTTCATGAGGTCCACCAGGTTCTGGGCGGCCTTGGCCATCTTCGGGTAATCGGCCAGGCAGGCTTCAAAGTAGAAGTCCTCAAAAGCTTCCGTGCTCATCTTGGCACCCTGGGCCATGGATGGGTTCGGCCAGCGGAGCACACACCAG
This window contains:
- a CDS encoding aminopeptidase gives rise to the protein MTDSRITKLAENLINNAIGLKTGENILIETTDTPDEVSTELVKAVAKVGGNAFVHNYRGRVRREMIKSATEEQMKLQADLALAEMQKMQAYIAIRGADNALENCDIDSAKMLSYRKITDPVLNYRVDKTRWCVLRWPNPSMAQGAKMSTEAFEDFYFEACLADYPKMAKAAQNLVDLMNRTDKVRLVAKGTDLTFSIKDIPAIPCCGNMNIPDGEVYTAPVRNSVNGVIQYNTPTLYDGKYFSNIRLEFKDGKIVNATCESGDNVAMNALFDTDEGARYVGEFAVGFNPFVNAPMCDILFDEKIAGSIHFTPGRCYEEAPNGNVSSIHWDLVLIMRPEYGGGEIWFDDKLIRKDGLFVVDELKCLNPDQLGK